From a region of the Deltaproteobacteria bacterium genome:
- the purE gene encoding 5-(carboxyamino)imidazole ribonucleotide mutase, translating to MTTTQTDTPRVAIIMGSDSDLPVMKRAADALDELEVPYEMSIVSAHRTPNEMAAFAARAPERGIAVIIAGAGGAAHLPGMVAAHTPLPVIGVPVPIGHLNGMDSLLSIVQMPNGVPVATVAIGAAYNAGLLAAQILAFGGAEPDRALADRLRRYKDQLRDKVLAKTI from the coding sequence ATGACGACGACGCAAACCGACACTCCGCGCGTGGCGATCATCATGGGGTCGGACTCCGACCTGCCGGTGATGAAGCGAGCCGCCGATGCGCTCGACGAACTCGAGGTGCCGTACGAGATGTCCATCGTGTCCGCGCACCGCACGCCCAACGAGATGGCCGCGTTCGCGGCACGCGCGCCCGAGCGAGGCATCGCGGTCATCATCGCCGGCGCCGGCGGCGCCGCACACCTGCCCGGCATGGTCGCCGCGCACACGCCGTTGCCGGTCATCGGCGTGCCCGTGCCGATCGGCCACCTCAACGGGATGGACTCGCTGCTGTCGATCGTCCAGATGCCCAACGGCGTACCGGTCGCCACCGTCGCCATCGGGGCCGCCTACAACGCCGGCCTGCTCGCGGCACAGATCCTCGCATTCGGCGGCGCCGAGCCGGACCGCGCGCTCGCCGACCGCCTGCGCCGCTACAAGGACCAGTTGCGCGACAAGGTCCTGGCCAAGACCATCTGA
- a CDS encoding threonine synthase — translation MTTALIRGLKCRECGAPYDPRPVHVCELCFGPLEVDYDYDAIAAAISRDAIAARPPTMWRYAELLPCDVPDRAPPVGFTPLVRARRLAEHLGVRELWIKNDAVCFPTLSFKDRVVAIAIAKALDFGFERFACASTGNLANAVAAAAAAAGVPAYVFVPHDLEPHKVLGTLVYGATVVGIRGTYDEVNRLCAEIGDRYPFGFANINLRPFYAEGSKTLAFEAAEQLGWRTPDHVVSPMAGGSLITKIRKAWTEMRRVGLLDEDVHTRIHGAQAAGCAPIVEAVHAGRDLIKPVKQPATIARSLAIGNPADGYYAVQTIRATGGWAAAPTDDQILAAIRLLAETEGIFTETAGGVTLAATRQLIDEGRIGRDESVLVCITGQGLKTMDPLVETLPKPPVIAPSLAEFDAITKER, via the coding sequence ATGACGACTGCGCTGATCCGAGGACTGAAATGCCGCGAGTGCGGCGCGCCGTACGACCCGCGCCCGGTTCACGTGTGCGAGCTGTGCTTCGGCCCGCTCGAGGTCGACTACGACTACGACGCGATCGCCGCGGCGATCTCGCGCGACGCGATCGCCGCGCGGCCGCCGACGATGTGGCGCTACGCCGAGTTGCTGCCCTGCGACGTGCCAGACCGCGCGCCGCCGGTCGGCTTCACACCGCTGGTGCGCGCGCGCCGGCTCGCCGAGCACCTGGGCGTGCGCGAGCTGTGGATCAAAAACGACGCCGTCTGCTTTCCGACCCTGTCGTTCAAGGACCGCGTCGTCGCCATCGCGATCGCCAAGGCGCTCGACTTCGGCTTCGAACGGTTCGCCTGCGCGTCGACCGGGAATCTCGCCAACGCCGTCGCGGCCGCCGCCGCCGCGGCCGGCGTTCCCGCGTACGTGTTCGTGCCGCACGACCTCGAGCCGCACAAGGTCCTGGGCACCCTGGTGTACGGCGCCACGGTCGTCGGAATTCGCGGAACCTACGACGAGGTCAACCGGCTGTGCGCGGAGATCGGCGACCGCTATCCGTTCGGGTTCGCCAACATCAACCTGCGGCCGTTTTACGCCGAAGGCTCCAAGACCCTCGCGTTCGAGGCGGCCGAACAGCTCGGCTGGCGCACGCCGGACCACGTCGTATCGCCGATGGCCGGCGGATCGCTCATCACCAAGATTCGCAAGGCCTGGACCGAGATGCGCCGAGTCGGCCTGCTCGACGAGGACGTGCACACCCGCATCCACGGCGCCCAGGCGGCGGGGTGCGCACCGATCGTCGAGGCCGTCCACGCCGGCCGCGATCTGATCAAGCCGGTCAAGCAGCCCGCCACGATCGCCCGGTCGCTGGCGATTGGAAACCCGGCCGACGGCTACTACGCCGTCCAGACGATTCGCGCCACCGGCGGGTGGGCCGCCGCGCCAACTGACGACCAGATCCTCGCCGCGATCCGGCTGTTGGCCGAGACCGAGGGAATCTTCACCGAGACCGCGGGCGGCGTGACGCTCGCGGCGACCCGACAGCTCATCGACGAGGGCCGAATCGGCCGCGACGAATCGGTCCTCGTGTGCATCACCGGGCAGGGCCTCAAGACGATGGACCCTCTGGTCGAGACCCTCCCGAAACCGCCAGTCATCGCGCCGTCCCTCGCGGAGTTCGACGCAATCACCAAGGAGCGATAG
- a CDS encoding ATP-grasp domain-containing protein: MTAVGPRLGILGGGQLARMLAESAMRHGLRVAVLAEAADAPAAIPGVDLVLGALDEPAALEALAARCDVLTVENEFLDLDRLGAVVARHPSVHLHPSRPAIALAQDKLEQKRVFSRLGIPTAEYTLVRVASLDDDLRRAAGRFPGGFVLKWSRFGYDGRGNRVVGRPGAAERDAIAEFCRAGEAAGATIYAERRVDFAAEVAMVSTRAHDGRQVFFPLVVSRQDHGVCREVFGPATAFGVAADIERDVAGHMAALATDLDYCGTFAVEWFIDRDGALLANEMAPRVHNTGHYTLFGDEPSQFDLHVQAVTGRPLSAPAVRDPFVMRNLLGPFSLRGAHPCPAPSEPPPAGTLLYWYDKRTVSAGRKMGHLTGRAAIAGAIERMRDALRDYERRFWAGLSFERQGT, encoded by the coding sequence GTGACCGCGGTCGGGCCGCGCCTCGGCATCCTCGGCGGCGGACAGCTCGCGCGCATGCTCGCCGAGTCCGCCATGCGACACGGCCTGCGCGTGGCGGTGCTCGCAGAGGCGGCCGACGCGCCCGCCGCCATCCCCGGCGTGGACTTGGTCCTCGGCGCACTCGACGAGCCCGCTGCGCTGGAGGCGCTGGCCGCGCGGTGCGACGTGCTGACCGTCGAAAACGAGTTTCTCGACCTGGATCGGCTCGGTGCGGTCGTCGCGCGCCACCCATCGGTGCATCTGCACCCATCCCGGCCGGCCATTGCCCTCGCGCAGGACAAGCTCGAGCAAAAGCGAGTGTTCTCGCGCCTCGGCATCCCGACCGCGGAGTACACCTTGGTGCGGGTGGCGTCGCTCGACGACGATCTGCGGCGGGCCGCCGGCCGATTCCCCGGCGGCTTCGTGCTCAAGTGGTCGCGATTCGGTTACGACGGGCGCGGCAACCGGGTCGTCGGCCGGCCGGGCGCCGCCGAGCGCGACGCGATCGCCGAGTTTTGTCGCGCGGGCGAGGCGGCCGGCGCGACGATCTACGCCGAGCGCCGCGTCGACTTTGCCGCCGAGGTCGCGATGGTGTCGACGCGCGCGCACGATGGCCGGCAGGTGTTCTTTCCGCTCGTCGTGAGCCGCCAGGACCACGGCGTGTGCCGCGAGGTGTTCGGCCCGGCCACGGCGTTCGGCGTCGCGGCCGACATCGAGCGGGATGTCGCCGGCCACATGGCCGCGCTCGCGACCGACCTCGACTACTGCGGCACCTTCGCCGTGGAGTGGTTCATCGACCGCGACGGCGCATTGCTCGCCAACGAGATGGCGCCGCGGGTGCACAACACGGGCCACTACACGTTGTTCGGCGACGAGCCCAGCCAGTTCGACCTCCACGTGCAGGCCGTCACCGGCCGGCCGCTGTCGGCGCCGGCCGTTCGCGACCCGTTCGTCATGCGCAATCTGCTCGGCCCGTTTTCGCTGCGCGGCGCCCATCCGTGCCCCGCTCCCAGCGAGCCGCCGCCGGCGGGCACGCTGCTTTACTGGTACGACAAGCGCACCGTGTCGGCCGGCCGCAAGATGGGCCACCTCACCGGCCGCGCCGCGATAGCCGGTGCCATCGAGCGCATGCGGGACGCGCTGCGCGACTACGAGCGCCGCTTCTGGGCGGGGCTGTCCTTCGAAAGGCAAGGAACATGA
- a CDS encoding Rrf2 family transcriptional regulator has translation MRLSTKTRYGVRAIFDIAFHHHGARNAGAAQAKDIARRERIPLRYLEQIFQDLRRAGLVDSKRGPRGGYTLKRDPAEITLGDVVRALQGPIEEMFVIERDPDDAARASHPVTAQVWKDLADHVIAWFDGVTIADLVKRGEALGLSRAGSEQPMYFI, from the coding sequence ATGCGCCTCTCGACCAAGACCCGCTACGGCGTCCGCGCGATCTTCGACATCGCATTTCACCATCACGGGGCGCGCAATGCGGGCGCCGCCCAGGCCAAGGACATCGCCCGCCGGGAACGCATTCCGCTGCGCTACCTCGAGCAGATCTTTCAGGATCTGCGGCGCGCGGGCCTCGTCGACTCCAAGCGGGGGCCGCGCGGCGGCTACACCCTCAAGCGCGACCCGGCCGAGATCACCCTCGGAGACGTCGTGCGCGCCCTGCAGGGACCGATCGAGGAAATGTTCGTGATCGAACGCGACCCGGACGACGCCGCGCGGGCCTCCCACCCCGTCACCGCGCAGGTGTGGAAGGACCTCGCCGACCACGTCATCGCGTGGTTCGACGGCGTGACGATCGCCGACCTGGTCAAGCGCGGCGAGGCGTTGGGCCTGTCGCGCGCCGGCAGCGAGCAGCCGATGTACTTCATCTGA
- a CDS encoding MoaD/ThiS family protein, translated as MPTVRIPTPLRKLTGGADKVQVAGSNIGEVIAALETSYPGIKARICDDDGNVRRFVNIFANDEDIRFLQNLDTPVSDGDEISIVPAIAGGR; from the coding sequence ATGCCGACCGTACGCATCCCTACCCCGCTTCGCAAGCTCACCGGCGGTGCCGACAAGGTGCAGGTCGCCGGCTCGAACATAGGCGAGGTGATCGCCGCTCTCGAGACGAGCTACCCGGGCATCAAGGCGCGCATCTGCGACGACGACGGCAACGTGCGCCGGTTCGTCAACATCTTCGCCAACGACGAGGACATCCGGTTCCTCCAGAACCTCGACACGCCCGTGTCGGACGGCGACGAGATCTCGATCGTCCCGGCGATCGCGGGCGGCCGCTGA
- the efp gene encoding elongation factor P: MYETSDIRKGLKVLMDGQPYTVVEFQFVKPGKGSAFTRTKFKNLLTGAVIEKNIRSGEKLEPANVEEKTMQYLYADGDDFVFMDTQTYEQVTVSGDVVGEDADLLLDNAECTVLFFNERAVGVTLPTFIVVKIVESEPAVKGDTATNVTKPAKIETGATVQVPLFINEGDTIKVDTRTRQYVERVKV; encoded by the coding sequence ATGTACGAAACCTCGGACATCCGGAAGGGCCTGAAGGTCCTGATGGACGGCCAGCCCTACACGGTCGTCGAGTTTCAGTTCGTCAAGCCCGGCAAGGGCAGCGCGTTTACGCGGACGAAGTTCAAGAATCTGCTCACCGGGGCAGTGATCGAGAAGAACATCCGCTCGGGTGAGAAGCTCGAGCCCGCGAACGTCGAAGAAAAGACGATGCAGTACCTGTATGCCGACGGGGACGACTTCGTCTTCATGGACACCCAGACGTACGAACAGGTGACCGTATCGGGCGACGTCGTCGGCGAGGACGCCGATCTACTGCTCGACAACGCCGAGTGCACCGTGTTGTTCTTCAACGAGCGCGCGGTCGGCGTCACGTTGCCGACGTTCATCGTCGTCAAGATCGTCGAGTCCGAACCGGCGGTGAAGGGGGATACGGCGACGAACGTGACCAAGCCCGCCAAGATCGAAACCGGCGCGACCGTCCAGGTGCCGCTGTTCATCAACGAGGGCGACACGATCAAGGTCGACACGCGTACGCGCCAGTACGTCGAGCGGGTCAAGGTCTAG
- the uvrA gene encoding excinuclease ABC subunit UvrA, whose translation MPAPRRRTPSREPDAIVVRGAREHNLRVDHLAIPKRKLVVVTGVSGSGKSSLAFDTLYAEGQRRYVESLSSYARQFLGQMDKPKYEHIRGLSPTIAIQQKTASSNPRSTVGTVTEIYDYLRVLYARAGEQRCHRCGGPVSARSAAEIVRELLELPPRARITVLAPKVENRKGEFRDVLDDARRAGFVRARIDGMVVRLEEVQALEKQKKHSIEIVVDRLAIDPDDPGRLTDSVETAVREGGGKLLVLVEGEARPRAYSRDRACPTCGIGFPELSPQSFSFNSPLGMCVDCNGLGTRMAVDPDLLVPDPDRSIAEGAVAAWGDGALRDSGWTANILRALSAKFKIPLDRPWRRLTDRQRRILLYGTDGQRVTVKWDSKNGGGQWAMRWEGLIPQLERRHRETRSERMRRYYDAFLRAQPCASCEGTRLRPESRAVVLAGVTLPEVTAMTVADATAHIAGLRLTGAKKTIAAEVVKEIRARLSFLLDVGLDYLTLDRNAATLSGGEAQRIRLASQLGSELSGVLYVLDEPSIGLHQRDNERLIATLRRLRDLGNTVLVVEHDQATIEASDHVIDFGPGAGRHGGRVVAQGSPAQVKRTRDSLTGNYLAGRRTIPVPARRREPRGWIELAGAREHNLKDVTARVPLGVLVAVTGVSGAGKSSLMNGTLYPALRRKLHGSSERVGPYRSLSGLDQIDKVIVIDQKPIGRTPRSNPATYTKCFDLIRALYAQTPQARAFGYKPGRFSFNVTAQQGGGRCEACEGAGVREVEMHFLPNVYVTCEVCRGKRYNDATLRVEYKGKTIADILDTPVDEALELFANHRQLAKILQTLVDVGLGYIALGQPATTLSGGEAQRIKLSRELAKRSTGRTLYFLDEPTTGLHFEDVRKLLEVLGRLVDAGNTVVVIEHNLDVIKTADWIIDLGPEGGDRGGEIVATGTPEQVARAPGSHTGRFLRDQLAAGSPGAGQGARRPSRAAPRGRAARRPPRP comes from the coding sequence ATGCCTGCGCCGCGACGCCGTACGCCTTCCCGAGAGCCCGACGCGATCGTCGTTCGCGGCGCCCGGGAGCACAACCTGCGCGTCGACCACCTCGCGATCCCGAAGCGCAAGCTCGTGGTCGTCACCGGCGTGTCCGGGTCGGGCAAGTCGTCGCTGGCGTTCGACACGCTGTACGCCGAGGGCCAGCGGCGCTACGTCGAGTCGCTGTCGTCGTACGCGCGGCAGTTCCTCGGCCAGATGGACAAGCCGAAGTACGAGCACATCCGCGGGCTGTCGCCGACCATCGCGATCCAACAGAAAACCGCGTCGAGCAATCCGCGGTCGACCGTCGGCACCGTCACCGAAATCTACGACTACCTGCGCGTGCTGTACGCGCGCGCAGGCGAGCAACGGTGCCACCGGTGCGGCGGCCCCGTGTCGGCCCGGTCGGCCGCCGAGATCGTCCGCGAGCTGCTGGAGCTGCCGCCGCGGGCGCGCATCACGGTGCTCGCACCGAAGGTCGAAAACCGCAAAGGCGAGTTCCGCGACGTGCTCGACGACGCGCGCCGCGCCGGGTTCGTACGGGCGCGCATCGACGGCATGGTCGTCCGGCTCGAGGAGGTTCAGGCGCTCGAGAAACAAAAGAAGCACTCCATCGAAATCGTGGTCGACCGCCTCGCGATCGATCCGGACGACCCGGGCCGCCTCACCGACTCGGTCGAGACGGCGGTGCGCGAGGGCGGCGGCAAACTGCTCGTGCTGGTCGAGGGCGAAGCGCGACCGCGCGCCTACTCGCGCGACCGCGCCTGCCCGACCTGCGGCATCGGCTTCCCGGAGCTGTCGCCCCAGTCGTTTTCGTTCAACTCGCCGCTCGGCATGTGCGTCGACTGCAATGGTCTCGGCACGCGCATGGCGGTCGATCCCGACCTCCTCGTACCGGATCCAGATCGCTCGATCGCCGAGGGTGCCGTGGCCGCATGGGGCGACGGGGCGCTGCGCGACAGCGGGTGGACCGCCAACATCCTGCGCGCGCTGTCCGCCAAGTTCAAGATCCCGCTCGACCGGCCGTGGCGTCGCCTCACGGACCGCCAGCGCCGCATCCTGTTGTACGGAACGGACGGCCAGCGGGTCACCGTCAAGTGGGACAGCAAGAACGGCGGCGGCCAGTGGGCCATGCGGTGGGAAGGGTTGATCCCACAACTGGAGCGCCGCCACCGCGAGACGCGGTCGGAGCGCATGCGCCGCTACTACGACGCCTTCTTGCGGGCGCAACCGTGCGCGAGCTGCGAGGGCACGCGGCTGCGGCCCGAGTCGCGCGCCGTCGTGCTCGCCGGCGTCACGTTGCCGGAGGTCACGGCGATGACCGTCGCCGACGCCACCGCGCACATCGCCGGCCTTCGCCTCACCGGCGCGAAGAAGACGATCGCGGCCGAAGTCGTCAAGGAGATCCGCGCGCGCCTGTCGTTCTTGCTCGACGTCGGCCTCGACTACCTCACGCTCGATCGGAACGCGGCGACCCTGTCGGGCGGCGAGGCGCAGCGCATTCGGCTCGCGTCTCAACTCGGGTCGGAGTTGTCGGGCGTGCTGTACGTTCTCGACGAGCCGTCGATCGGTCTGCACCAGCGCGACAACGAGCGCCTGATCGCCACGCTCCGGCGCCTGCGCGATCTGGGCAACACCGTGCTGGTGGTCGAACACGACCAGGCCACGATCGAGGCGTCGGATCACGTGATCGACTTCGGGCCTGGCGCGGGCCGGCACGGAGGTCGCGTCGTCGCGCAGGGGTCCCCGGCGCAGGTCAAGCGCACGCGGGACAGTCTCACCGGCAACTATCTCGCCGGCCGCCGGACGATTCCGGTGCCGGCGCGGCGCCGCGAACCGCGCGGTTGGATCGAACTCGCCGGCGCGCGCGAACACAACCTCAAGGACGTCACCGCGCGCGTACCGCTCGGCGTACTGGTGGCCGTAACGGGCGTGTCCGGCGCCGGCAAGTCGTCGCTGATGAACGGCACGCTCTATCCGGCGCTGCGCCGCAAGCTGCACGGCAGCAGTGAACGCGTCGGCCCGTACCGGTCGCTGTCGGGCCTCGATCAGATCGACAAGGTCATCGTCATCGACCAGAAGCCGATCGGCCGCACGCCGCGGTCCAATCCCGCGACCTATACGAAGTGTTTCGACCTGATCCGCGCGCTGTACGCGCAGACGCCGCAGGCGCGCGCGTTCGGCTACAAACCCGGGCGGTTCTCGTTCAACGTGACCGCGCAACAGGGCGGTGGCCGCTGCGAAGCATGCGAGGGCGCGGGCGTGCGCGAGGTCGAGATGCACTTTCTGCCCAACGTCTACGTCACCTGCGAGGTCTGCCGCGGCAAGCGGTACAACGACGCCACCTTGCGCGTGGAGTACAAGGGCAAGACGATCGCCGACATTTTGGACACGCCGGTGGACGAAGCGCTCGAGCTGTTCGCAAACCACCGCCAGCTCGCGAAGATTCTGCAGACGTTGGTCGACGTCGGGCTCGGCTACATCGCGCTCGGCCAGCCCGCGACCACCCTGTCGGGCGGCGAGGCGCAGCGCATCAAGCTGTCGCGCGAGCTGGCCAAGCGGAGCACCGGCCGCACCCTGTATTTCCTCGACGAGCCGACCACCGGCCTGCACTTCGAGGACGTGCGCAAGCTGCTCGAAGTGCTGGGACGCCTGGTCGACGCGGGCAACACGGTCGTCGTGATCGAGCACAACCTCGACGTGATCAAGACGGCGGACTGGATCATCGATCTGGGACCGGAAGGCGGCGACCGCGGGGGCGAGATCGTCGCCACCGGCACTCCCGAGCAGGTCGCCCGCGCTCCCGGCTCTCACACCGGGCGGTTCCTGCGGGACCAGTTGGCCGCGGGATCGCCCGGCGCGGGCCAGGGTGCGCGTCGACCGAGCCGGGCCGCGCCGCGCGGGCGAGCGGCTCGCCGGCCGCCGCGACCGTAG
- the cysK gene encoding cysteine synthase A → MVADRHTAQGLLDLVGRTPVVRLRRISEPAHAQIWAKCEQYNPGGSVKDRIALAMIEAAEREGRIAPGRSTVVEPTSGNTGIGLALVCAAKGYRLVLTMPEDMSLERRQLLQSYGAEIVLTPEHRVMEGAVARARAICERDPDAFMPDQFANPANPEVHRRTTAREILDQLGDRRIAAFVAGIGTGGTITGVGSVLREVRPACRVVGVEPARSAVLSGGRPGPHKIQGIGAGFVPAVLDRSVMHEVRTVTDRDAYDMARRLAREEGLLVGISSGANVHVARDVARAFGPEDVVVTVLCDTGERYFSLNDFFR, encoded by the coding sequence ATGGTCGCCGACCGCCACACCGCGCAAGGACTGCTCGACCTGGTCGGGCGCACGCCGGTCGTCCGCCTGCGCCGCATCTCGGAGCCCGCACACGCGCAGATCTGGGCCAAGTGCGAGCAGTACAACCCCGGCGGCTCGGTCAAGGATCGCATCGCGCTCGCCATGATCGAGGCGGCCGAGCGCGAAGGACGCATCGCACCGGGGCGGTCCACCGTGGTGGAGCCGACCAGCGGCAACACCGGCATCGGCCTCGCGCTGGTCTGCGCGGCCAAGGGATACCGGCTGGTGCTCACGATGCCGGAGGACATGTCGCTCGAGCGCCGCCAACTGCTCCAGTCCTACGGCGCGGAGATCGTCCTCACTCCGGAGCACCGCGTGATGGAGGGCGCGGTCGCCAGGGCGCGCGCGATCTGCGAGCGGGATCCCGACGCGTTCATGCCGGACCAGTTCGCCAATCCCGCGAACCCGGAGGTGCACCGCCGCACCACCGCCCGCGAGATCCTCGACCAGCTCGGCGACCGGCGCATCGCGGCCTTCGTGGCCGGGATCGGCACGGGCGGCACGATCACCGGCGTCGGATCGGTGTTGCGCGAGGTGCGGCCGGCGTGCCGCGTCGTCGGCGTCGAGCCCGCGCGCAGCGCGGTGCTGTCCGGCGGCCGGCCCGGACCGCACAAGATCCAGGGCATCGGCGCCGGGTTCGTCCCGGCCGTACTCGACCGGTCCGTGATGCACGAGGTGCGCACCGTCACCGATCGCGACGCCTACGACATGGCGCGCCGGCTCGCGCGCGAAGAGGGCCTGCTCGTCGGCATCTCGTCCGGTGCGAACGTCCACGTCGCCCGCGACGTCGCCCGCGCGTTCGGCCCCGAGGACGTCGTCGTCACGGTCCTGTGCGACACCGGCGAACGCTACTTCTCGCTCAACGACTTCTTTCGATGA
- a CDS encoding FeS-binding protein — translation MAITKRVYLTYPAHLVREPLVCRMYDELRVEFNVRTASVTDEIGIIGLELSGDPDRIDAAIAFFRERGVRVEPIALDVIAG, via the coding sequence GTGGCGATCACCAAGCGCGTCTACCTCACGTATCCGGCCCACCTGGTACGCGAGCCGTTGGTGTGCCGCATGTACGACGAGTTGCGCGTCGAGTTCAACGTGCGCACGGCATCGGTGACCGACGAGATCGGCATCATCGGGCTCGAGCTGTCCGGTGACCCCGACCGCATCGACGCCGCGATCGCGTTCTTTCGCGAGCGCGGCGTCCGGGTCGAGCCGATCGCGCTGGACGTGATCGCGGGATGA
- the genX gene encoding EF-P lysine aminoacylase GenX has protein sequence MAALETRARVLRAIRAFFDERDFLEVETPLLVPSPGLEVHLRAVPAGAGWLITSPEYQMKRLLAAGFERIYTVCKCFRADERGPHHSVEFTMLEWYRAGGDLADIRADLEDLVAACADAVGSACDVSRPWQRMTVADAMRRWAGVDVRGDESAEELRRAVVAAGVDVGTATAWDDVFFCAFVDRVDPALARHRRPVVLEDWPAPLAALARRKPGAPHVAERFEAYLGGLELANAFGELVDPVEQRARFEADLAARRARGLPEYPIDEKLLAALADVPPSAGIALGVDRLVMALVGAGDIREVVAFSADEL, from the coding sequence ATCGCGGCGCTCGAGACGCGGGCGCGCGTGTTGCGCGCGATTCGCGCGTTTTTCGACGAGCGCGACTTCCTCGAGGTGGAGACGCCGCTCCTCGTGCCGTCGCCCGGCCTCGAGGTGCACTTGCGCGCGGTGCCGGCCGGCGCGGGGTGGTTGATCACGTCGCCGGAGTACCAGATGAAGCGGTTGCTCGCGGCGGGGTTCGAGCGGATCTACACGGTGTGCAAGTGCTTTCGCGCCGACGAGCGCGGGCCGCACCACAGCGTGGAGTTCACGATGCTCGAGTGGTATCGGGCTGGCGGCGACCTCGCCGACATTCGCGCGGATCTCGAGGATCTCGTCGCCGCCTGCGCCGACGCGGTCGGCAGCGCCTGCGATGTGTCGCGGCCGTGGCAGCGGATGACCGTCGCCGACGCGATGCGCCGATGGGCAGGGGTCGATGTGCGCGGCGACGAGTCGGCCGAGGAGCTGCGCCGCGCCGTCGTGGCAGCCGGGGTCGACGTGGGCACCGCCACCGCCTGGGACGACGTATTCTTCTGCGCGTTTGTCGACCGGGTCGACCCGGCGCTGGCGCGCCACCGCCGGCCGGTCGTGCTCGAGGACTGGCCGGCGCCGCTGGCGGCGCTGGCTCGCCGGAAGCCGGGGGCGCCGCACGTGGCGGAGCGATTCGAGGCGTACCTCGGCGGGCTCGAACTGGCCAACGCGTTCGGCGAACTGGTCGATCCCGTCGAGCAACGCGCGCGGTTCGAGGCGGACCTGGCCGCGCGGCGCGCGCGCGGCCTGCCGGAGTACCCGATCGACGAAAAACTGCTGGCCGCGCTGGCGGACGTGCCGCCCAGCGCGGGCATCGCGCTCGGCGTGGACCGCCTCGTGATGGCGCTCGTCGGCGCCGGCGACATCCGCGAGGTCGTCGCGTTCTCCGCGGACGAGTTGTAG
- a CDS encoding FHA domain-containing protein gives MRYFELAREGRDAFLRQAAPAALVRDGGPLGGDVPDEAEATLIASAIQLPPARPAGRPRLAVFPLEKKPGAPFSDMITVGRTGNNDVVLNDVTVSRFHAYFKRRDAGWVVCDAGSKNGTRIDGVRLEPRREAPIAPGAEVVFGEVRTSFYPAGELYELLVHAD, from the coding sequence ATGCGCTACTTCGAACTCGCGCGCGAAGGACGCGATGCGTTTCTCCGGCAGGCGGCCCCGGCGGCGCTCGTGCGCGACGGCGGGCCGCTCGGCGGCGACGTCCCCGACGAAGCCGAGGCGACCTTGATCGCGTCCGCCATACAACTTCCCCCGGCCCGACCCGCCGGCCGCCCTCGCCTCGCCGTGTTCCCGCTCGAGAAGAAACCCGGCGCGCCCTTTTCCGACATGATCACCGTCGGGCGCACCGGCAACAACGATGTCGTGCTCAACGACGTCACCGTGTCGAGGTTCCACGCCTACTTCAAGCGGCGCGACGCGGGCTGGGTCGTATGCGACGCCGGCTCGAAGAACGGCACGCGCATCGACGGGGTACGGCTCGAACCGCGCCGCGAGGCGCCGATCGCGCCGGGGGCCGAGGTGGTGTTCGGGGAGGTGCGCACGAGCTTCTACCCGGCCGGCGAGCTGTACGAGCTGCTCGTCCACGCCGACTGA
- a CDS encoding HesA/MoeB/ThiF family protein, with the protein MTHFVLIGAGGLGGPIAYALAAAGDCTLTIVDDDVVDLSNLQRQIQFATADVGAPKVDALARELARRGVAAGRVRPVRARFDASTAAELLARADVVVDGSDNFATKFAVNDACAAAGLPFAIGGVLRYTGQVLAAAPPESGCYRCVFEAPPPDADADSCADAGVLGAAVAVVAGACARTALALAAGDRSDAGSLLVFDDLSRGARARRVSFRRRPGCPACTPAGRSAAPEAP; encoded by the coding sequence ATGACCCACTTCGTCCTCATCGGGGCCGGCGGTCTCGGCGGACCGATCGCCTACGCCCTCGCTGCTGCCGGCGACTGCACCCTGACGATCGTCGACGACGACGTCGTCGACCTGTCGAACCTGCAGCGCCAGATCCAGTTCGCGACCGCCGACGTCGGCGCGCCCAAGGTCGACGCCCTGGCCCGCGAACTCGCGCGGCGCGGCGTCGCGGCCGGCCGGGTACGCCCGGTCCGAGCCCGATTCGACGCCAGCACGGCGGCCGAGCTGCTCGCCCGCGCCGACGTGGTGGTCGACGGATCCGACAACTTCGCCACCAAGTTCGCGGTCAACGACGCGTGTGCGGCGGCCGGCCTGCCGTTCGCGATCGGCGGCGTGCTGCGCTACACCGGCCAGGTGCTCGCAGCCGCGCCGCCCGAGTCCGGGTGCTACCGCTGCGTGTTCGAAGCGCCCCCGCCGGACGCCGACGCCGACAGTTGCGCCGACGCCGGCGTGCTCGGCGCGGCGGTCGCCGTCGTCGCGGGGGCGTGCGCGCGCACCGCCCTGGCGCTGGCCGCCGGCGATCGCTCCGATGCGGGCAGCCTACTCGTGTTCGACGACCTGTCCCGCGGCGCGCGCGCACGCCGCGTGTCGTTCCGCAGGCGGCCCGGCTGCCCCGCCTGCACACCCGCCGGCCGTTCGGCCGCGCCGGAGGCTCCATGA